In Dehalobacter sp., the following proteins share a genomic window:
- a CDS encoding 1-deoxy-D-xylulose-5-phosphate reductoisomerase, with translation MKIISVLGSTGSIGTQTLDVVRNSEGKLAVYALSANSRADLFEQQIREFRPRIAVMMQEESALFLKQRVADLSVKVLAGMEGLLEAATAAEVDTVVTAVSGSIGLEPTLAALNAGKNIALANKETLVAAGELVMQTAERNGCSIIPVDSEHSAVFQCLSGNKNAVKKIILTASGGPFRGWDRERLAEVTPAMALKHPNWNMGAKITIDSATMMNKGLEVIEAKFLFGVDYDQIDVLVHPQSIVHSMVEFRDGTVLAQLGIPDMRIPIQYALTYPERWENRLPELSLAGKSLTFEKPDLAAFPFLKFAYACGQTGKTLPAVMNAANEICVHAFLAGRIKYHEMHELVERTCQAHQVQEIKDLDTVLAADRWARDYAASQINLG, from the coding sequence GTGAAAATAATTTCGGTTTTAGGTTCCACCGGTTCAATTGGCACGCAGACACTGGATGTGGTCAGAAACTCGGAAGGAAAATTAGCTGTTTATGCTTTGTCGGCCAATTCCCGGGCCGACCTTTTTGAACAACAGATCCGCGAGTTCAGGCCGAGGATTGCCGTGATGATGCAGGAAGAAAGTGCACTTTTCCTGAAACAACGGGTTGCTGACCTGTCTGTCAAGGTGCTGGCAGGTATGGAGGGACTGCTTGAGGCGGCGACTGCAGCAGAGGTTGACACGGTTGTGACCGCTGTCAGCGGCAGTATTGGTCTTGAGCCTACACTGGCTGCACTGAACGCAGGAAAAAATATTGCGCTGGCCAACAAAGAAACGCTCGTTGCCGCAGGGGAACTTGTAATGCAGACAGCAGAACGGAACGGCTGCTCCATTATTCCTGTCGACAGTGAACACTCTGCTGTGTTCCAGTGTCTCAGCGGCAACAAAAATGCAGTTAAAAAAATTATTCTGACTGCTTCAGGCGGCCCTTTCAGAGGATGGGACAGGGAAAGGCTGGCTGAGGTAACACCGGCAATGGCGCTGAAACATCCGAACTGGAATATGGGTGCCAAGATCACCATTGATTCGGCAACCATGATGAACAAAGGTTTGGAAGTTATTGAGGCAAAATTTCTTTTCGGCGTAGATTATGACCAAATTGATGTTTTGGTTCATCCTCAGAGCATTGTTCACTCGATGGTCGAATTCCGTGACGGCACTGTTCTTGCCCAGCTTGGCATACCGGATATGCGCATTCCGATTCAGTATGCGCTAACCTATCCCGAACGCTGGGAAAACCGTTTACCGGAACTTTCGCTTGCCGGAAAGAGCTTAACGTTTGAGAAGCCTGATTTGGCCGCTTTCCCGTTTTTGAAATTCGCTTATGCCTGCGGTCAGACAGGAAAGACACTTCCTGCGGTCATGAATGCTGCCAACGAAATCTGTGTACATGCTTTCCTGGCAGGCCGCATAAAATATCATGAGATGCACGAACTTGTGGAACGCACTTGTCAGGCCCATCAGGTTCAGGAGATAAAGGACTTGGATACCGTACTGGCTGCGGACAGATGGGCTAGGGATTATGCTGCATCACAAATAAATCTGGGTTGA
- the pyrH gene encoding UMP kinase — protein MTDARYRRIVLKLSGEALAGEQGFGIAHSMLESVARQISEVQKLGVEMALVVGGGNIWRGIAGSSQGIDRTTADYMGMLATVMNALALQDVLEQHNIVTRVLSAIEMRQVAEPYIRRRAIRHMEKGRIVIFAAGTGNPYFSTDTTAALRAAEIEADVILMAKQVDGVFDSDPMKNPDAKKFERLTYLDVLSKGLGVMDSTATSLCMDNDIPIIVFNLKENGNIIKALKGEPIGTYVGR, from the coding sequence ATGACAGATGCACGTTACCGCCGCATCGTATTGAAACTAAGTGGAGAAGCGCTTGCTGGGGAACAAGGTTTTGGAATTGCGCATAGCATGCTAGAGTCTGTCGCCCGACAGATTTCTGAAGTTCAGAAGCTTGGTGTGGAAATGGCACTGGTCGTTGGCGGGGGAAATATCTGGCGAGGCATCGCCGGAAGCTCTCAGGGAATAGACCGGACAACTGCTGATTATATGGGAATGCTTGCTACTGTAATGAATGCCCTAGCGCTGCAGGATGTTCTGGAACAACATAACATTGTCACCCGAGTATTGTCGGCGATTGAGATGAGGCAGGTAGCGGAACCTTATATCAGAAGAAGAGCAATCCGCCATATGGAAAAGGGCCGTATTGTGATTTTTGCAGCGGGGACAGGCAATCCCTATTTTTCGACAGATACGACGGCGGCTTTGCGGGCCGCGGAGATTGAAGCAGACGTTATTTTAATGGCCAAACAGGTTGACGGCGTGTTTGACAGTGATCCGATGAAGAACCCTGATGCTAAGAAATTTGAAAGATTGACCTATCTTGATGTGCTCAGCAAAGGGCTGGGTGTGATGGATTCGACAGCAACTTCATTGTGTATGGACAATGATATTCCAATCATTGTTTTTAACCTGAAAGAAAATGGCAATATTATTAAAGCACTTAAGGGAGAACCAATAGGTACCTATGTAGGGAGGTAA
- the ispG gene encoding flavodoxin-dependent (E)-4-hydroxy-3-methylbut-2-enyl-diphosphate synthase, whose product MKRRITREVKIGSVAIGGNNPVVIQSMTNTDTRDVQATLNQIRHLAEIGCEVIRTAVLNEQAALALKDICNLSPIPVVADIHFDYRLALKAVANGVHGLRINPGNIGERWKVQEVINAVRERNIPIRIGVNTGSLEKEILEKYGGPTAEGMVESALGHVGILEQENYHHIKISLKSSHVPLMIDAYRMIADRVDYPLHIGVTEAGTVRSGVVKSAIGIGTLLAEGIGDTIRVSLTGDPAAEIPVAQQILRVLDLKKGGFELISCPTCGRTQVDLVHLAEEVEQRLETLPAPSKRVSIAVMGCVVNGPGEAREADFGIAGGKGRGLLFARGEVIAQLPEDELVPALMEKIEADLSLSEKR is encoded by the coding sequence TTGAAACGTAGGATTACGCGAGAAGTGAAAATCGGATCGGTGGCAATTGGCGGAAATAATCCGGTCGTGATTCAGTCGATGACCAATACGGATACCCGGGATGTTCAAGCCACCCTCAATCAGATCAGGCACCTAGCGGAAATTGGCTGTGAGGTTATCCGGACGGCTGTCTTAAATGAGCAGGCTGCGCTTGCGTTGAAAGACATCTGCAACCTAAGTCCGATTCCGGTAGTTGCGGATATTCACTTTGACTACAGGCTTGCACTTAAAGCTGTTGCCAACGGGGTTCATGGACTCCGAATCAATCCGGGAAATATCGGTGAGCGCTGGAAGGTACAGGAGGTTATCAACGCGGTCCGCGAAAGAAACATCCCGATCCGGATCGGAGTCAACACCGGATCTCTGGAAAAGGAAATCCTTGAGAAATACGGCGGACCGACCGCGGAAGGGATGGTCGAAAGCGCTTTGGGCCATGTCGGCATCCTGGAACAAGAAAACTATCATCATATCAAGATCTCCCTGAAGTCGTCCCATGTTCCGTTGATGATTGACGCTTACCGCATGATTGCCGATCGGGTGGACTATCCGCTGCATATCGGGGTAACTGAAGCCGGTACGGTCAGATCCGGGGTGGTGAAGTCTGCGATCGGTATAGGAACGCTTCTGGCTGAAGGCATCGGCGATACGATCAGAGTCTCACTGACAGGCGATCCTGCAGCGGAGATTCCGGTTGCCCAGCAGATTCTGCGGGTACTGGATCTCAAGAAAGGCGGATTCGAATTAATCAGTTGTCCGACCTGCGGCAGGACTCAGGTGGACTTAGTTCATCTGGCTGAGGAAGTAGAACAGAGACTTGAAACTTTACCGGCACCCTCCAAGAGGGTCTCCATAGCCGTGATGGGCTGTGTGGTCAATGGCCCTGGGGAAGCCCGGGAAGCCGATTTTGGCATTGCAGGAGGAAAAGGCAGGGGGCTGCTTTTTGCACGGGGTGAGGTCATCGCGCAGCTGCCTGAAGATGAATTAGTGCCGGCTTTGATGGAGAAAATCGAGGCGGATTTAAGTCTATCAGAAAAACGCTAA
- a CDS encoding isoprenyl transferase, producing the protein MIIWKKDSGDIQLKNIDMNRIPRHLAIIMDGNGRWAQQKGLPRSVGHRAGVEALREVVRGSDELGIKYLTVYAFSTENWKRPQSEIGILMSLLKEYVRKELAELYANNVKVCIFGQQEDIPKDVLKAYHEACEKTKNNTGLVLNVALNYGSRIEILKAVKEVAQEVQSGALNVQQITEEIFEKHLYTKDCPDPELVVRTSGEMRLSNYLLWQAAYSEIVIVNECWPDFNRALLFETIRIFQNRERRFGGVKEG; encoded by the coding sequence GTGATAATCTGGAAAAAAGACAGTGGAGATATTCAACTGAAAAACATTGATATGAATAGAATCCCTCGGCATCTGGCAATCATTATGGACGGAAACGGAAGATGGGCCCAGCAGAAAGGATTGCCTCGCTCTGTCGGTCACCGGGCCGGAGTAGAAGCGCTGCGGGAGGTCGTCAGGGGTAGCGATGAGCTTGGAATCAAATATCTGACCGTATATGCTTTTTCAACCGAGAACTGGAAAAGACCACAGTCGGAGATTGGGATTCTTATGTCGCTCTTGAAGGAGTATGTCCGCAAAGAACTTGCTGAGCTATATGCGAATAATGTTAAGGTATGTATTTTCGGGCAGCAAGAAGATATACCAAAAGATGTCCTGAAGGCTTATCACGAGGCTTGTGAAAAAACAAAGAACAATACCGGATTAGTGTTGAATGTTGCCTTGAATTACGGAAGCAGGATCGAAATCCTCAAAGCAGTCAAGGAGGTTGCGCAGGAGGTCCAAAGCGGAGCGCTAAATGTTCAGCAAATTACCGAGGAAATATTTGAAAAGCACTTGTATACGAAAGATTGTCCTGATCCGGAGCTTGTCGTCAGGACTTCAGGTGAAATGCGCTTAAGCAATTATCTGCTCTGGCAGGCCGCTTATTCAGAAATTGTGATTGTGAATGAATGCTGGCCGGATTTTAACAGAGCATTATTATTTGAAACGATTCGGATTTTTCAAAACCGGGAACGCAGGTTTGGTGGCGTAAAAGAAGGTTGA
- the rpsB gene encoding 30S ribosomal protein S2 produces the protein MAVISMKQLLEAGVHFGHQTRRWNPKMARYIFTERNGIYIIDLQKTVKKVDEAFNFIRDIAVNGGTVLFVGTKKQAQESVKEEAERCGMYFVNERWLGGMLTNFQTIQKRVQRLHQLERMEAEGVFEVLPKKEVAALRHEMGKLERFLGGIKNMKKLPDILFIVDPRKERIAVAEARRLNIPIVGIVDTNCDPDEIDVVIPANDDAIRAVKLLTAKMADAIIEGQQGSLDNTEEAEESNQTEDEE, from the coding sequence ATGGCTGTAATTTCTATGAAGCAACTCTTAGAGGCCGGTGTACACTTCGGGCATCAGACCCGCCGCTGGAATCCTAAAATGGCTCGTTACATTTTTACGGAGAGAAATGGTATCTATATCATTGACCTTCAGAAAACCGTCAAAAAAGTTGACGAGGCTTTCAATTTTATCCGGGATATCGCAGTAAACGGCGGAACTGTGCTGTTTGTAGGTACAAAAAAACAGGCTCAGGAATCTGTGAAAGAAGAAGCTGAACGTTGCGGCATGTATTTTGTTAACGAGCGTTGGCTCGGCGGAATGCTGACGAACTTCCAGACCATCCAAAAGAGAGTCCAAAGACTGCATCAGCTCGAAAGAATGGAAGCAGAAGGCGTTTTTGAAGTTCTTCCTAAGAAGGAAGTCGCTGCGCTGCGCCATGAAATGGGTAAGCTGGAAAGATTCCTTGGCGGTATCAAAAACATGAAGAAACTTCCTGATATTTTATTCATCGTTGATCCGCGTAAAGAAAGAATTGCCGTGGCTGAGGCAAGAAGATTAAATATTCCGATCGTAGGAATTGTCGATACCAACTGTGATCCTGACGAGATCGATGTTGTGATTCCTGCCAACGATGACGCGATCCGGGCTGTAAAACTGCTCACCGCGAAAATGGCTGATGCCATCATCGAAGGACAACAAGGAAGTCTTGACAATACTGAAGAAGCTGAAGAGAGCAATCAAACCGAAGACGAAGAATAG
- the rseP gene encoding RIP metalloprotease RseP, whose translation MNGLFDILKTVIAFIVIFGVLVFVHEFGHFIVAKRSGIKVLEFAFGIGPKLFGFQGKETLYSVRILPLGGFCRFLSAEEVEEGDQVSREELLARSFESKSIWKRMAVIVAGPLMNFILGAVLFVVAFAFFGVAVADNQNLIGEVSLGKPAATAGLAAGDRIIAINGTETPDWNSVTQQIHTNPGEKMSFTVEKADTKQIVTIEITPVYDQELGKGLIGITPSYTMQKVSVLKSIQYGFQQTVEFTRQLVLYLIQMITGKAPVELSGPIGVAQVIGEGVKQGMSSLFTLAAVLSINFGVLNILPLPALDGGQLAVMTFEGIRRKPLSIEKKGWIQLTGFALLIALMIAVTYQDILRIITK comes from the coding sequence GTGAATGGTTTGTTTGACATCTTAAAAACGGTAATTGCTTTTATCGTAATATTTGGCGTTTTGGTATTCGTACATGAATTTGGGCATTTTATCGTAGCCAAGAGATCGGGGATTAAAGTGCTGGAATTTGCTTTTGGCATTGGGCCAAAGCTTTTTGGGTTCCAGGGTAAGGAAACGCTTTACTCCGTCAGGATACTACCTCTGGGAGGATTTTGCAGATTCTTAAGTGCTGAAGAAGTCGAAGAAGGCGATCAGGTCAGTAGGGAGGAACTGTTGGCCCGAAGTTTTGAAAGCAAATCAATCTGGAAGAGAATGGCCGTCATTGTGGCCGGACCGCTCATGAACTTCATCCTCGGTGCGGTGCTTTTTGTGGTTGCTTTTGCCTTTTTTGGCGTAGCCGTAGCCGATAACCAGAACCTAATCGGTGAGGTGTCACTGGGTAAACCTGCAGCCACGGCAGGACTCGCCGCCGGAGACAGAATTATTGCGATCAATGGCACAGAGACTCCAGACTGGAATTCTGTAACGCAGCAAATTCACACCAACCCTGGAGAAAAGATGTCGTTTACCGTAGAAAAAGCGGATACGAAACAAATTGTCACGATTGAGATTACCCCGGTCTATGATCAGGAGCTTGGAAAAGGATTGATCGGGATTACACCTTCTTATACCATGCAGAAAGTATCCGTCCTGAAATCCATCCAATATGGTTTTCAGCAGACGGTAGAGTTTACTAGACAACTCGTCCTTTATCTGATTCAAATGATTACCGGTAAGGCGCCGGTCGAACTTTCGGGTCCGATTGGTGTTGCCCAGGTCATCGGGGAAGGCGTAAAACAGGGAATGTCGTCGCTATTTACCCTGGCCGCTGTGCTCAGCATCAACTTTGGTGTATTAAATATTCTGCCGCTGCCGGCGCTCGACGGCGGTCAGCTGGCCGTGATGACTTTTGAAGGAATCCGGCGTAAGCCTTTAAGTATCGAAAAGAAAGGCTGGATTCAGCTGACAGGCTTTGCGCTGCTCATCGCACTGATGATCGCGGTGACGTATCAGGATATACTGAGGATAATTACGAAGTAA
- the codY gene encoding GTP-sensing pleiotropic transcriptional regulator CodY encodes MEILLEKTRKISGLIQRAAGKPVDFDEMAKVLSQEIAANCYIVGRRGKILGYSFMDDFHCGEMEQIVLHTERFPESYNEGLLKMTETKANTTQVANACVFSKHHECVFGNKMTTIVPILGGGDRVGTLVLAKFGKQFRSEDLILAEYGATVIGMEILRVKAEQAEEEARKKAAVQIAVGTLSYSELEAVEHIFAELGGGEGLLVASKIADRVGITRSVIVNALRKFESAGVIESKSLGMKGTYIKVLNDYLLEELDKYIKRHR; translated from the coding sequence GTGGAAATTTTACTAGAAAAGACCAGAAAAATTAGCGGACTCATTCAGCGTGCTGCCGGAAAACCTGTGGATTTTGACGAGATGGCCAAAGTACTAAGTCAGGAGATTGCTGCCAATTGTTATATTGTCGGACGCAGGGGGAAAATCCTCGGCTATAGCTTCATGGACGATTTCCACTGCGGGGAAATGGAACAAATCGTTCTTCATACAGAAAGATTCCCGGAAAGCTACAATGAAGGTCTGCTAAAAATGACCGAAACAAAGGCGAACACAACGCAAGTTGCGAATGCCTGTGTATTCAGCAAGCATCACGAGTGTGTTTTCGGCAATAAGATGACAACAATTGTGCCGATTCTTGGAGGCGGAGACAGGGTCGGGACGCTCGTTCTGGCCAAATTTGGCAAGCAGTTTCGCTCGGAGGATTTGATCCTTGCAGAATATGGTGCTACCGTGATTGGTATGGAAATCCTGCGCGTCAAGGCTGAACAGGCGGAGGAAGAAGCCCGCAAGAAAGCTGCTGTGCAAATTGCGGTGGGAACACTGTCTTACTCGGAACTCGAGGCAGTTGAGCATATTTTTGCTGAACTGGGCGGTGGCGAGGGGCTGCTGGTAGCCAGCAAAATTGCCGACAGGGTTGGCATTACCCGTTCGGTAATTGTCAACGCGCTGCGCAAGTTTGAATCAGCAGGCGTGATTGAATCAAAGTCTCTCGGAATGAAAGGCACGTATATCAAGGTTCTGAATGACTATCTGCTGGAAGAGCTGGATAAGTACATTAAACGGCATCGTTAA
- a CDS encoding phosphatidate cytidylyltransferase — translation MVKRILSALIGAPLLLVLTWLGGWYLSIAVVILALLGLKEFLQIGQKAGLINKLWPAVVYSILWLAIFLLGRTEWMLPLAIIWFMLTFGSYALRYPNQSLASSTYYFLALIYPVFLFTYLYSLREFGVSWCFLVFLLVWLTDTGAFFVGNMFGKRKLAPKVSPNKTVEGAVGGLVTALVCGFVFWLITKQATLPAILVLSLLTSIASQIGDLFESALKRTAGVKDSGRLIPGHGGILDRFDSFLFALPLVFFSINLGLVG, via the coding sequence ATGGTAAAGAGAATCTTGAGTGCTCTAATCGGAGCCCCCCTTTTATTAGTATTAACCTGGCTCGGAGGATGGTATTTGTCCATTGCTGTTGTGATTCTGGCTTTACTTGGACTTAAAGAGTTTTTGCAGATTGGACAAAAGGCCGGTTTAATAAACAAGTTATGGCCGGCAGTCGTTTACAGCATCTTGTGGCTGGCTATTTTTCTTCTTGGCCGCACGGAATGGATGCTGCCGCTTGCGATCATATGGTTCATGCTGACATTTGGAAGTTATGCGTTGCGCTATCCAAATCAGTCTTTAGCGTCTTCAACGTATTATTTTCTGGCGCTGATTTATCCGGTCTTTCTGTTTACCTATCTCTACTCTTTGAGAGAATTTGGCGTTTCTTGGTGTTTTCTTGTTTTCTTACTGGTCTGGCTCACAGATACCGGAGCTTTTTTTGTCGGGAACATGTTCGGCAAAAGAAAGCTTGCCCCGAAAGTCAGCCCGAACAAGACAGTCGAAGGGGCTGTTGGCGGCCTGGTGACGGCTTTAGTCTGCGGTTTTGTTTTCTGGTTGATTACCAAGCAAGCAACGCTCCCGGCTATCCTTGTGCTGTCACTCTTGACCAGTATTGCCTCCCAAATTGGTGATCTTTTTGAATCCGCACTGAAACGGACTGCCGGTGTGAAGGATTCCGGCAGACTGATCCCGGGCCATGGTGGTATCCTGGATCGCTTTGACAGCTTTTTGTTTGCGCTGCCATTGGTGTTTTTTTCTATTAACCTTGGATTGGTGGGATAA
- the tsf gene encoding translation elongation factor Ts encodes MAEVTSSQVKELRERTGAGMMDCKKALTECNADMDKAIDFLREKGLAAAAKKEGRIAAEGTVEAYIHGGGRIGVLLELNSETDFVSRGDEFKQLAKDIAMQIAAAKPLYVNKEDVPADVVAHEREIFRAQALNEGKPEKIVDKMVDGRIEKFYKEVCLVEQPFIKDPDILVKDLVMAKIAKIGEKIAIRRFTRYELGEGIEKRQDNFADEVMKEINR; translated from the coding sequence ATGGCTGAAGTTACTTCTTCTCAGGTGAAAGAACTCAGGGAAAGAACCGGAGCCGGAATGATGGACTGCAAAAAGGCATTAACCGAATGTAATGCCGATATGGACAAAGCGATAGATTTCCTAAGAGAAAAAGGTCTGGCTGCTGCTGCTAAAAAAGAAGGACGAATTGCTGCCGAAGGGACTGTAGAAGCCTACATTCATGGAGGTGGCAGAATTGGCGTTCTGCTCGAATTAAACAGCGAGACCGACTTTGTGTCCCGTGGAGATGAATTTAAGCAGCTGGCTAAGGATATTGCGATGCAGATCGCCGCAGCTAAACCGCTTTATGTCAATAAAGAAGATGTTCCGGCTGACGTTGTTGCCCATGAAAGAGAAATATTTAGGGCTCAGGCATTGAACGAAGGGAAACCGGAAAAAATTGTTGACAAGATGGTTGACGGCCGCATAGAGAAATTCTATAAGGAAGTTTGTCTTGTAGAACAGCCTTTTATCAAGGACCCCGATATTTTAGTCAAAGACCTGGTCATGGCTAAGATTGCTAAAATCGGTGAGAAAATAGCTATTCGCAGATTTACCCGCTATGAGTTGGGTGAAGGAATTGAAAAGCGCCAGGATAATTTTGCCGATGAAGTCATGAAAGAAATAAATCGATAA
- the ytvI gene encoding sporulation integral membrane protein YtvI has product MNDTTKNSLRVNLNRLAIIAAALLSLKLFTYAIVEFFPVFGSTLGTVVSALLPFILAFIISFLLEPLILKLIKVLKIKRTYASLLVVVLVLIVFVLLLVLFGSRIYRELAELYTAFPIIYQQTLAMLTEKIGLIQQFIQLNPEINSAIQSNMEKILAALQVILKNGSLGLLNFLGSLPGLMVVIVITTVATLLTSMSFPAVKEWLFGRVKGKYLGKTRQIAADLGSALVGFLRAQTILVCITFAVITIGLLIIGNSYAFTLGILAGLLDLIPVIGPALIFIPWILVLLFTGSIASAVKLLVIYLAATVIRQILEPKILSQNIGLHPLATLMSMYVGMNLFGAVGLLIGPALVVMYEAVRKAGFFKGE; this is encoded by the coding sequence ATGAACGATACAACCAAGAACTCCCTAAGGGTGAATCTAAACAGGTTGGCTATTATTGCAGCTGCATTACTCAGCCTGAAACTTTTTACCTATGCAATCGTTGAGTTTTTCCCTGTCTTTGGTTCAACGCTTGGAACAGTGGTCTCGGCCCTGCTGCCGTTTATTTTAGCGTTTATCATTTCTTTCCTGCTGGAACCTCTTATATTAAAACTGATTAAAGTGCTTAAAATCAAGAGAACCTACGCATCTCTGCTTGTGGTGGTACTGGTTTTGATTGTGTTTGTACTGCTGCTGGTTTTGTTCGGGAGCCGGATATACCGCGAGTTAGCCGAACTATATACCGCTTTTCCAATAATTTATCAACAAACCTTGGCAATGCTGACAGAAAAGATCGGCTTAATTCAGCAGTTCATTCAGCTGAATCCTGAGATCAACAGTGCGATTCAGTCCAACATGGAAAAAATACTTGCGGCACTCCAGGTCATTCTTAAAAACGGCAGTCTAGGTCTGCTGAATTTCCTGGGCTCGCTGCCGGGTTTGATGGTTGTGATTGTGATCACAACTGTAGCAACGCTGCTGACAAGCATGAGTTTTCCAGCCGTCAAGGAATGGCTGTTTGGCAGGGTAAAAGGAAAATATCTTGGAAAAACCAGACAAATTGCTGCAGACCTTGGTTCAGCGCTCGTAGGATTCTTAAGAGCCCAGACCATTCTTGTCTGCATCACATTCGCTGTGATCACAATTGGACTGTTGATCATCGGTAATAGCTATGCCTTTACGCTTGGCATTCTGGCCGGCCTGCTCGATCTGATACCGGTTATCGGACCGGCCCTCATATTTATTCCGTGGATCTTGGTACTGCTTTTTACCGGCAGTATAGCCTCGGCAGTCAAACTCTTGGTCATCTACCTTGCCGCTACAGTGATCCGGCAGATCCTGGAACCAAAGATTTTGTCTCAAAATATCGGGCTGCATCCGCTGGCCACCCTGATGTCCATGTACGTTGGAATGAACCTTTTCGGAGCAGTAGGGCTGCTCATCGGCCCCGCTCTGGTCGTCATGTATGAAGCCGTCAGGAAAGCCGGATTTTTTAAGGGAGAATAG
- the frr gene encoding ribosome recycling factor, whose product MLNEFLNDAEEKMHKTEEVLKKDLASVRAGRANPAVLDKVSVDYYGTPTPINQLANVSVPDPRMITIQPWDKSSIKDIEKAILKSDLGLMPSNDGMVIRLNIPQLTAERRAEIVKTVKKKAEDAKVAVRNIRRELIDDIKQLEKDKTVSEDDSKKGQEKAQKLTDKIVKDIDEILDKKEKEIMEV is encoded by the coding sequence ATGCTCAATGAATTTCTGAATGACGCTGAAGAAAAAATGCATAAAACAGAGGAGGTACTCAAGAAGGACCTCGCATCTGTCAGGGCAGGTCGGGCGAATCCAGCAGTCCTGGACAAGGTTTCCGTTGATTATTACGGGACTCCTACCCCGATTAACCAGCTGGCCAATGTCTCAGTTCCTGACCCGCGGATGATTACTATTCAGCCCTGGGATAAATCTTCAATTAAGGATATTGAAAAGGCGATTCTTAAATCCGATCTTGGACTTATGCCTTCGAATGACGGCATGGTCATCAGGTTAAATATTCCGCAATTGACAGCGGAACGTCGTGCAGAGATTGTCAAGACGGTTAAAAAGAAAGCGGAAGATGCCAAGGTTGCTGTCCGGAATATCAGACGGGAGCTTATTGATGATATAAAACAGCTCGAGAAGGATAAAACTGTCTCGGAGGACGATTCCAAAAAAGGACAAGAAAAAGCGCAGAAACTTACCGATAAAATTGTAAAGGATATCGACGAGATCCTCGACAAAAAAGAAAAAGAAATTATGGAAGTGTAG